Proteins from a genomic interval of Methanoplanus endosymbiosus:
- a CDS encoding type II toxin-antitoxin system VapC family toxin, translating to MIIFDTTFLVDLMRSYNNSNYKRAISYLKEVTDSDETFATTFANVFELYKGAHKSDNPHRSIEKIDYILKLIPVLEFNRDYYDSYGKISAALEKKGTPIGKFDELIAAIAIYHNAGVVTNNTRDFSRVPGIEVINH from the coding sequence ATGATAATCTTTGACACCACTTTTCTGGTTGATCTGATGAGAAGCTACAATAATTCCAATTACAAAAGAGCCATCTCTTATCTGAAGGAAGTTACAGACAGTGATGAAACATTTGCAACAACTTTTGCAAATGTTTTTGAGCTATACAAGGGTGCACATAAAAGTGATAATCCTCACAGGTCAATAGAAAAGATAGATTATATTTTAAAATTAATTCCAGTTCTTGAATTTAACAGAGATTATTATGATTCATATGGTAAGATCTCTGCTGCTCTTGAAAAAAAAGGCACTCCGATTGGCAAATTCGATGAGCTGATAGCAGCCATAGCAATATATCATAATGCAGGAGTTGTCACCAATAATACCCGTGATTTTTCAAGGGTTCCGGGTATTGAAGTAATCAACCATTAA
- a CDS encoding putative zinc-binding protein, which produces MSDILQCSCTCGDAPAGKKRIIFSCSGASNVGELSNAAAVTLTKEGFGSKACTASLAVKTPSVMKKAKDADEIVVIDGCPVACAGQIAENAGVDVDQYIIITKLGIKKTADMDIIEDDLETVVSAAWEGKSLCLEDDEIPEEEISGDAGCTCGGGCGCNSGDENKTGVLTVEWRHVGEDIDSTCKRCSATGNTLTKVLAEIEPLFYEMGIKTEITETVLPDERIDESNIILFNGVPLEDLIEDMTVTKTPCASCACITGDDDVECRAVDYGGELYEAVPAEIIRKAALKALENSGQYRT; this is translated from the coding sequence ATGTCTGATATTTTACAGTGCAGCTGTACCTGCGGTGATGCACCGGCCGGGAAGAAGAGAATAATCTTCTCCTGTTCCGGGGCCTCAAATGTCGGTGAACTCTCCAATGCTGCGGCTGTCACCCTTACAAAGGAGGGTTTTGGCAGCAAGGCATGTACGGCCTCACTTGCAGTCAAGACACCTTCCGTTATGAAAAAGGCCAAAGATGCGGATGAGATTGTAGTAATAGACGGCTGTCCGGTCGCCTGTGCCGGACAGATTGCAGAGAATGCCGGAGTGGATGTGGATCAGTATATCATAATAACAAAACTCGGCATAAAGAAGACTGCCGATATGGATATTATTGAAGATGATCTTGAGACTGTCGTATCTGCCGCATGGGAAGGAAAGTCCCTCTGCCTGGAAGACGATGAAATTCCTGAAGAGGAAATTTCCGGGGATGCAGGATGTACATGCGGCGGTGGATGCGGGTGTAATTCCGGGGATGAAAATAAAACCGGAGTTTTAACTGTTGAATGGAGGCATGTCGGAGAGGATATAGATTCAACCTGTAAGCGCTGCTCTGCTACCGGAAACACACTTACAAAAGTTCTGGCTGAGATTGAACCTCTGTTCTATGAAATGGGAATAAAAACAGAGATTACAGAGACTGTACTTCCAGACGAAAGGATAGATGAGTCCAACATCATACTCTTCAACGGCGTACCGCTTGAAGATCTCATTGAGGATATGACAGTGACAAAAACTCCCTGTGCTTCCTGTGCCTGCATCACAGGAGACGATGATGTCGAGTGCAGGGCTGTTGATTACGGGGGAGAACTGTATGAAGCTGTTCCGGCTGAAATCATCCGGAAAGCTGCATTAAAGGCTCTGGAGAACTCCGGTCAGTACCGGACATAA
- a CDS encoding Fic family protein: MIRESCTKSGLPIPEWSEDGHNVTLTFFAPQVNPQVTPEVMRILNALNGEMSRNELQEMLGLKDAKYFRKAYILPALNEGLIEMTIPDKPKSRLQKYRLTGKGKELKNNMKS, from the coding sequence ATGATTAGAGAGTCATGCACAAAATCAGGGCTTCCTATTCCTGAATGGTCAGAAGACGGGCATAATGTTACACTTACTTTCTTTGCCCCCCAAGTCAACCCCCAAGTCACCCCTGAAGTAATGAGAATACTAAATGCCTTAAATGGTGAGATGTCAAGAAATGAACTTCAGGAAATGCTCGGTTTAAAGGATGCCAAATATTTCCGTAAGGCATACATCCTCCCGGCTCTGAATGAGGGGTTAATTGAGATGACAATTCCCGATAAGCCAAAGAGCAGACTACAGAAATACCGGCTTACTGGAAAAGGAAAGGAACTGAAGAACAACATGAAATCGTAA
- a CDS encoding ATP-binding protein — MILKDELGRIAASQRSGIEHRSPGTSRESLKKIRPLENFAIVISGIRRCGKSTLLLQSMKGEDGYFYLNFEDPRLSEFELNDFEILEEVFEENYGENELYYFDEIQNLSGWESYVRYLLDNNRKVIITGSNASLLSREPGTKLTGRNLRLELFPFSYREYLKFMKKDDSEENFHSYLFTGGFPEYLRTGMDEVLQNLLLDIIARDILFRYNIKNPGVITEIAVYMLANISREFTLSKLRKTFSSIGSVTTIASYVDYLEDSYIIFTLPRFSYSIKSRQINPKKVYAVDNGFIRANSTGFSDDYGRLLENYVFLELRKRYREVFYFREKGECDFLVKENTKITKAVQVCYDLNNRNKGREINGLLEAMEKFGLDEGYILTFNQKDEITVDGRKISIIPAKNYLAF; from the coding sequence ATGATCCTTAAGGATGAACTTGGAAGGATTGCCGCTTCACAGAGAAGCGGCATTGAACACCGCAGTCCGGGAACATCAAGAGAGAGCCTTAAAAAGATCAGACCTCTGGAGAACTTTGCCATAGTAATATCCGGGATCAGGAGATGCGGCAAAAGCACTCTTCTTCTCCAGTCCATGAAAGGTGAAGATGGATATTTTTATCTGAATTTTGAGGACCCACGCCTGAGCGAATTTGAGCTGAATGATTTTGAAATTCTTGAAGAGGTCTTTGAAGAGAACTACGGAGAGAATGAACTCTATTATTTTGATGAAATCCAGAACCTCTCCGGCTGGGAATCCTATGTCAGATACCTTCTGGACAACAACAGAAAAGTGATAATTACAGGTTCCAATGCATCTCTGTTAAGCCGTGAGCCTGGTACAAAACTAACCGGAAGAAACCTCAGGCTTGAACTGTTTCCTTTTTCGTACCGGGAATATCTGAAATTCATGAAAAAAGATGACTCTGAGGAAAATTTCCATAGTTATCTCTTCACCGGAGGATTTCCCGAATACCTGAGAACCGGCATGGATGAGGTCCTGCAAAACCTTCTTCTGGATATTATTGCAAGGGATATTCTGTTCAGGTACAATATCAAAAATCCGGGAGTAATTACTGAGATTGCAGTGTATATGCTTGCCAATATCTCACGTGAGTTTACCCTGTCAAAACTCCGGAAGACATTTTCGTCCATTGGCTCTGTTACAACCATTGCCTCATATGTGGACTATCTTGAGGACAGTTACATTATATTTACACTGCCAAGATTCAGTTATTCGATAAAAAGCCGTCAGATTAATCCAAAGAAAGTGTATGCGGTTGACAATGGTTTTATCCGGGCGAATTCTACCGGATTTTCAGATGATTATGGCAGACTCCTTGAAAATTATGTATTTCTGGAACTGCGGAAGAGGTACCGTGAGGTCTTCTATTTCAGGGAGAAGGGTGAATGCGATTTTCTGGTAAAGGAAAATACAAAGATAACAAAAGCGGTTCAGGTATGCTATGATCTTAACAACCGGAATAAGGGCCGGGAAATAAACGGACTTTTGGAGGCGATGGAGAAGTTTGGTCTGGATGAGGGTTATATCCTGACATTTAACCAGAAGGATGAAATTACTGTTGATGGCAGAAAGATAAGCATAATTCCGGCTAAGAACTATTTAGCGTTTTAA
- a CDS encoding HsdM family class I SAM-dependent methyltransferase, which translates to MDVKGEIYEGLLQKNAEDTKSGAGQYFTPRPLIQAIVEVTGPKPLQTITDPACGTGGFFLAERDYLVKNYNLDRDQSRFLKEETFRGVEIVDSAARLCAMNLYLHGIGSDESPISVGDSLLSEPKEHFDLVLTNPPFGKKSSYTIINGDGKAEKEKQTYERDDFWATTSNKQLNFLQHVKSLLKINGSAAVVVPDNVLFEGGAGETIRRKLLEECDVHTLLRLPTEIFYAQGVKANVIFFDSKPGRGEPWTDMLWIYDLRTNIHFTLKENPLTREDLKDFIACYNPKNRHERRETERFRQFAYDDIIKRDKVSLDIFWLKDDSLKDTENLPEPDVIAKEITESLQTALVQFSDIYEDLKAE; encoded by the coding sequence ATGGACGTCAAGGGAGAGATCTACGAAGGACTTTTACAGAAAAATGCGGAGGACACAAAGAGCGGTGCCGGGCAGTACTTCACTCCAAGACCTTTAATACAGGCAATAGTTGAGGTGACAGGGCCAAAGCCCCTCCAGACAATAACCGATCCTGCATGCGGAACAGGCGGATTCTTCCTCGCAGAACGGGACTATCTCGTAAAAAACTACAACCTCGACCGTGACCAGAGCAGATTTTTAAAGGAAGAGACCTTCAGGGGCGTTGAAATCGTAGACAGTGCAGCACGCCTCTGTGCCATGAACCTCTATCTGCACGGGATTGGAAGCGATGAAAGCCCGATAAGCGTAGGCGACTCCCTGCTCTCAGAGCCAAAAGAGCACTTCGACCTTGTCCTCACCAATCCTCCGTTTGGGAAAAAGAGCAGCTACACAATAATCAACGGTGACGGAAAAGCGGAAAAAGAGAAGCAGACATACGAAAGGGATGACTTCTGGGCGACAACATCCAACAAACAGCTAAACTTCCTTCAGCACGTAAAAAGCCTCTTAAAAATAAACGGCAGTGCGGCAGTCGTTGTCCCCGATAATGTCTTGTTTGAAGGCGGTGCCGGAGAGACCATCAGAAGAAAACTACTTGAAGAATGTGATGTCCATACACTGTTAAGGCTCCCCACCGAAATTTTCTATGCACAGGGTGTTAAGGCGAATGTCATCTTCTTTGATAGTAAACCCGGTAGGGGAGAACCATGGACAGATATGCTCTGGATCTATGATTTAAGGACAAATATACACTTTACCCTGAAGGAAAATCCTCTCACAAGAGAGGATTTAAAAGACTTCATTGCCTGTTATAACCCGAAAAACCGGCACGAAAGAAGGGAAACTGAACGTTTCAGGCAGTTTGCCTATGATGATATAATAAAAAGGGACAAAGTCAGCCTTGATATATTCTGGCTCAAAGACGACAGCTTAAAGGACACTGAAAACCTGCCTGAGCCTGATGTCATAGCCAAAGAGATTACTGAGAGCCTTCAGACTGCACTTGTGCAGTTTTCAGATATTTATGAGGATTTAAAAGCGGAATGA
- a CDS encoding antitoxin VapB family protein: protein MATVTVNLSEEAFERLNKWKKTEEESLSNVILRVLPKNRTAEEIDEILRESEIFLTDEEADKMLKDIE from the coding sequence ATGGCTACAGTAACAGTAAACCTTTCAGAAGAAGCTTTTGAGAGATTAAATAAATGGAAGAAGACAGAAGAAGAAAGCCTTTCAAATGTGATACTGAGAGTTCTCCCTAAAAACAGGACTGCTGAAGAGATTGATGAAATATTAAGAGAATCAGAAATATTTCTGACAGATGAAGAAGCCGATAAAATGTTAAAGGACATTGAATGA
- a CDS encoding LysE family transporter — MLVAFIAGHWASDLGWFTLVSTGVHRGRFLLKQREYRVLLTACGVFLIGFGLYFLISGMNL, encoded by the coding sequence GTGCTTGTGGCGTTTATTGCCGGGCACTGGGCATCAGACTTAGGATGGTTTACCCTTGTATCCACCGGAGTTCACAGGGGCCGGTTCTTACTTAAGCAGAGGGAATACCGGGTTCTGCTTACCGCCTGCGGGGTTTTTCTGATAGGTTTTGGGTTGTATTTCCTCATCTCCGGGATGAACCTGTGA
- a CDS encoding LysE family translocator, with translation MAPGIIEMLIVGFAVGLTGALAPGPTLVAAINSTLKSGWKAGPLVTLGHAIAEIFMIVFILTGLYVFLGEYSLFVVIVGGIALIVFGALTTLDAKNASVDLSKSPDNAGNPVVAGIVTSASNPYFWIWWFTVGSALLLTAVSGGVIVFLAFIIGHWAADLGWFTLVSTGVHRGRFLLKQREYRILLTACGFFLIGFGIYFLISGMNL, from the coding sequence ATGGCACCCGGAATTATTGAGATGCTTATAGTCGGATTTGCAGTCGGTCTTACCGGTGCACTTGCACCAGGTCCCACTCTTGTTGCAGCCATCAATTCCACCCTTAAATCCGGGTGGAAAGCCGGACCGCTTGTTACACTTGGGCATGCAATAGCTGAAATCTTTATGATTGTTTTTATCCTCACCGGGCTGTACGTATTTCTCGGTGAATACTCACTTTTTGTAGTAATTGTGGGTGGGATTGCCCTTATTGTATTTGGTGCACTCACAACTCTGGACGCGAAAAATGCCTCTGTTGATCTCTCAAAGAGTCCGGATAATGCAGGAAATCCGGTTGTTGCAGGAATTGTAACCTCTGCTTCAAACCCTTACTTCTGGATATGGTGGTTTACAGTCGGAAGTGCACTTCTGCTGACAGCAGTTTCCGGAGGGGTTATTGTATTTCTGGCGTTTATTATCGGGCACTGGGCGGCGGATTTGGGCTGGTTTACCCTTGTATCCACCGGAGTTCACAGGGGCAGGTTCTTACTTAAGCAGAGGGAATACCGGATTTTGCTTACTGCCTGCGGGTTTTTTCTTATAGGTTTTGGAATATATTTCCTGATTTCCGGAATGAACCTGTGA
- a CDS encoding type II toxin-antitoxin system CcdA family antitoxin, translating to MHTNVSVDEHLHKFARENKISISGILRKALEEEYEKANQHPGRQTHGADSSTDHLNLKEGSV from the coding sequence ATGCACACAAATGTCTCTGTGGATGAGCATCTACACAAATTTGCAAGAGAAAATAAGATCTCCATATCTGGGATTTTGAGAAAAGCCCTGGAAGAAGAATATGAAAAGGCGAATCAGCACCCAGGTCGCCAAACTCATGGTGCTGATTCATCTACTGACCACTTAAATTTAAAGGAAGGTTCAGTATGA
- a CDS encoding DUF3368 domain-containing protein, translated as MPIAVSNSSPLINLSAIGRINLLYQFDSVIIPPAVWYEVVIQGKNRPGSEELIYLSESGHIKVKKPENTHLLKALMQELHAGEAESIVLALEEKPDVVLLDETEARRVASTYELRVTGILGLLIKAGKNDEAISIKEEMDKLRETGNFWINKRLYDQILSIQNKTES; from the coding sequence ATGCCAATAGCAGTGAGTAACTCCTCTCCATTAATCAATCTCTCTGCAATAGGCAGGATTAATCTGTTATACCAGTTTGATTCAGTAATCATACCTCCCGCAGTATGGTACGAAGTTGTAATTCAGGGAAAGAACAGGCCAGGATCAGAGGAATTAATCTATTTATCAGAGTCTGGACATATTAAGGTAAAAAAACCTGAAAATACGCACTTATTAAAAGCACTGATGCAGGAACTTCATGCAGGAGAAGCAGAAAGTATAGTCTTGGCACTTGAAGAAAAACCGGATGTAGTTCTTCTGGACGAAACTGAGGCTCGCCGTGTTGCCTCAACATATGAACTCAGGGTTACAGGAATACTTGGATTACTTATTAAAGCAGGAAAAAATGATGAGGCGATTTCTATTAAAGAAGAGATGGATAAATTAAGGGAAACAGGAAATTTCTGGATAAATAAAAGACTGTACGACCAAATATTAAGCATTCAAAATAAAACTGAATCATAG
- a CDS encoding UPF0175 family protein — protein sequence MTDITITVPQNIIQALRLPPDNIQAELKQELALALYQRGILSSGKACELADMKRLEWEELLGRRKIPRHYTDDDLMQDLEYANSSE from the coding sequence ATGACAGATATAACCATAACAGTCCCCCAGAATATTATCCAGGCATTACGCCTTCCTCCGGATAATATACAGGCTGAACTTAAACAGGAGCTTGCTCTTGCCTTATATCAGAGAGGTATTTTGTCATCCGGAAAGGCATGTGAACTCGCAGATATGAAAAGATTGGAATGGGAAGAACTTCTTGGCAGGAGAAAAATTCCAAGGCACTATACTGATGATGACTTAATGCAGGATTTGGAATATGCCAATAGCAGTGAGTAA
- a CDS encoding nucleotidyltransferase domain-containing protein, whose protein sequence is MLFGSCAGGEDSLESDIDLLIETDEKKKVSSVLNSYEFIKERKLSAVIVTPGELRNIINRNLPFYEQVIQVRELYNRS, encoded by the coding sequence ATTCTTTTTGGAAGTTGTGCAGGTGGTGAGGACTCTTTGGAGAGCGATATTGACCTTTTAATTGAGACTGATGAGAAGAAGAAAGTCTCATCTGTCCTTAATTCCTATGAATTTATCAAAGAGAGAAAGTTATCTGCTGTTATCGTAACGCCCGGTGAGCTGAGGAACATCATAAACAGGAACCTGCCGTTTTATGAGCAGGTAATACAGGTCAGGGAACTATACAATAGATCTTAA
- a CDS encoding transposase produces the protein MFFQHFGACRFIYNWGLENKIRTYETDGKSISRFALQKMLPDLKSEHDWMKDVNSQSIQSALLNLENAFTRFFREKKGFPKFKSRKNPVQSFSVPQHYIVNFDTHKIKLPKIGWVKTKLHRKYEGVEKTATVSVTSTGKFFISILIDDGQEQPPAQCFDVNTTMGVDVGIKDFAILSNGEKIDNPRYLKQSLLRLKVLQKRLSRKQKGSNNRNKAKNAVAKIHEKIHNQRSDFQHKLSFRLVCENQAIALETLNVEGMLKNHKLAQHIADASWSSFVTQLEYKAQKQGKTILRIGQFEPSTKICSECGYYNRDLTLSDRDWICPDCGIHHDRDINAAINIRKFALDRQNLIGI, from the coding sequence ATGTTCTTTCAGCATTTCGGTGCCTGTAGGTTTATCTACAATTGGGGTCTGGAAAATAAGATCCGAACTTATGAAACAGATGGAAAATCAATATCGAGATTTGCATTACAAAAAATGCTACCTGATTTGAAATCAGAGCATGATTGGATGAAAGATGTTAATTCGCAATCAATACAGAGTGCATTGTTAAATCTTGAGAATGCATTTACTCGTTTCTTCCGGGAAAAGAAAGGATTTCCAAAATTCAAATCCCGAAAAAATCCAGTGCAGTCATTTTCAGTTCCACAACATTATATTGTGAATTTTGATACTCATAAAATTAAATTACCTAAAATTGGATGGGTTAAAACAAAATTACACAGGAAATATGAAGGAGTTGAAAAAACTGCAACAGTGTCAGTCACCTCAACGGGCAAATTTTTCATTAGTATTCTGATAGATGATGGACAGGAGCAACCTCCTGCACAATGTTTTGATGTAAATACAACTATGGGTGTTGATGTAGGTATCAAAGATTTTGCAATACTTTCCAATGGGGAAAAGATTGACAATCCCCGATATTTGAAGCAGTCACTTCTCCGACTGAAAGTGTTGCAAAAACGATTGAGTAGAAAACAAAAAGGTTCTAACAACAGAAATAAAGCAAAAAATGCAGTAGCAAAAATTCATGAAAAAATTCACAATCAAAGAAGCGATTTCCAGCACAAACTCTCTTTTAGATTAGTATGCGAGAACCAAGCAATTGCACTGGAAACTTTGAATGTTGAAGGGATGTTAAAAAATCATAAACTGGCACAACATATTGCTGATGCATCATGGAGTTCATTTGTTACTCAATTGGAATATAAAGCACAAAAACAAGGTAAAACTATCTTACGGATTGGACAATTTGAACCATCTACAAAAATCTGTAGTGAATGTGGATATTACAACAGGGATTTGACTTTATCTGATAGAGACTGGATTTGTCCGGATTGTGGGATACATCATGACCGGGATATCAATGCCGCGATAAATATCAGGAAATTTGCTTTAGATAGACAGAATCTAATTGGAATATAA
- a CDS encoding type I restriction-modification system subunit M N-terminal domain-containing protein: MASESAALVQKLWNYCNVLRDDGVSYGDYVEQLTYLLFLKMADE; this comes from the coding sequence ATGGCATCCGAATCTGCAGCACTTGTGCAAAAACTATGGAATTACTGCAATGTACTAAGAGATGACGGCGTAAGCTATGGGGACTACGTTGAACAGCTCACATATCTTTTATTCCTAAAAATGGCAGACGAATAA
- a CDS encoding thioredoxin family protein, protein MKIEVLGTGCLKCKRLMKNVEKAVAESGVSAEIVKVEDITAIMERDVMLTPALMIDGELKVSGRVADVKEITELIGGN, encoded by the coding sequence ATGAAGATTGAAGTACTTGGAACCGGATGCTTAAAATGCAAGAGACTTATGAAGAATGTCGAAAAAGCTGTCGCAGAGTCAGGTGTATCAGCAGAGATTGTAAAGGTTGAGGATATAACGGCAATTATGGAGAGGGATGTCATGCTCACACCTGCACTGATGATAGACGGTGAACTGAAGGTCTCCGGAAGGGTTGCAGACGTTAAGGAAATAACAGAGCTTATAGGCGGCAACTAA
- a CDS encoding type II toxin-antitoxin system HicB family antitoxin, translating to MKPEIVFEEDDGTYSVHCPALKGCHSQGNTKEEALQNIHEAIELYLEAANGKSHKS from the coding sequence ATGAAACCTGAAATTGTATTTGAAGAAGATGACGGCACATATTCTGTTCACTGTCCTGCTCTGAAGGGATGTCATTCACAGGGAAATACAAAGGAAGAAGCCCTCCAAAATATCCATGAGGCTATCGAACTTTATCTTGAAGCAGCCAATGGGAAAAGCCACAAATCCTGA
- a CDS encoding thioredoxin family protein translates to MCSYPAPATDGKLKVSGRVADVKEITELIGGN, encoded by the coding sequence TTGTGCTCATACCCTGCGCCGGCGACTGACGGTAAACTGAAGGTCTCCGGAAGGGTTGCAGACGTTAAGGAAATAACAGAGCTTATAGGCGGCAACTAA
- a CDS encoding type II toxin-antitoxin system HicB family antitoxin — protein sequence MLIKFNIYRDGEFWCARGIGTDIFTQGKSLDELMQNINEAVELHYEDNINDGEDITVVSLTEFQVGSFAKVSGC from the coding sequence ATGCTGATAAAATTTAATATATATCGTGATGGAGAATTCTGGTGTGCCCGTGGAATTGGGACTGATATATTTACACAGGGTAAATCACTGGATGAACTTATGCAAAATATTAACGAGGCTGTAGAATTGCATTATGAAGATAATATTAATGACGGGGAAGACATTACTGTTGTTTCTCTGACTGAATTCCAGGTTGGTTCATTTGCCAAAGTTTCCGGTTGTTAG
- a CDS encoding site-specific integrase has translation MVGKKNHRFHSKNSSFADYRKNCIAAALEEKRITENDADLIQKFVLEETSSCTPARKYKLTYVLVNWRQFLPEFNKVTLTSLLQGIENLKFAKKPDGEEDLYKRNSQIDYIRTIKRFVLWMIDEEIVAISEKKVRSNVKTPSYRSTKTNEMMLSSEEIRALIEACRCNRDRAFIAMLYESGCRVGELADMTWGQLSFDDWSVKLIITGENKTGKTRYIPLVMSRAYLAAWKDEYYHLSKTEKFLNKWPEGMTPDSFLFLTNNRYQPMHYCSTVKHLRKLAERAGIEKHITLHLFRHSRITHLLQQGVSESIIKSLMWGNQCTDMLGTYGHLSNADTDDAMAKLAGIKLSSGRCRRKTLEPLQCSRCQTINPPTQRFCGTCGLELTVEAVDEAKIAKEQAEMLPEYQELMKEFEDKLRRLSAAGNYD, from the coding sequence ATGGTAGGAAAGAAGAACCATCGTTTTCATTCTAAAAACTCAAGTTTTGCAGATTACAGAAAAAACTGTATAGCCGCCGCTTTAGAAGAAAAACGGATAACTGAAAATGATGCTGACCTTATACAAAAATTTGTCCTGGAAGAGACATCTTCATGCACCCCTGCAAGGAAGTATAAGCTCACTTACGTCCTGGTGAACTGGAGGCAGTTTCTGCCGGAGTTCAATAAGGTCACACTGACCAGCCTGTTACAGGGGATTGAAAACTTAAAATTTGCAAAAAAACCGGATGGAGAAGAAGACCTGTATAAACGCAATTCGCAGATTGATTATATCAGAACGATAAAGCGTTTTGTTCTCTGGATGATTGATGAGGAAATTGTTGCAATATCTGAGAAGAAAGTTCGGTCAAATGTCAAAACCCCGTCATATCGGTCAACGAAAACGAATGAAATGATGCTCTCCTCGGAGGAGATCCGGGCACTCATTGAAGCGTGTAGATGCAACCGGGACCGGGCATTTATTGCAATGCTCTATGAAAGCGGTTGCCGGGTTGGTGAACTTGCGGATATGACTTGGGGGCAGCTATCCTTTGATGACTGGTCGGTAAAGTTAATCATCACTGGAGAAAACAAGACCGGAAAAACGCGGTATATCCCTTTGGTAATGTCGAGGGCGTATTTGGCAGCCTGGAAGGACGAGTATTATCACCTTTCAAAAACTGAAAAATTCCTGAATAAATGGCCGGAAGGAATGACACCCGACAGTTTTCTATTCTTAACAAATAATCGCTACCAGCCAATGCACTATTGCAGCACAGTTAAACATCTCCGGAAGCTGGCAGAGCGTGCAGGGATTGAGAAACATATAACTCTGCATCTATTCAGGCATTCAAGGATTACCCACCTGTTACAGCAGGGAGTTTCAGAAAGTATCATAAAATCGTTGATGTGGGGCAATCAATGCACCGACATGCTGGGAACATACGGCCATCTCTCCAACGCAGACACAGATGACGCAATGGCCAAATTGGCAGGTATTAAGCTTTCATCCGGACGGTGCAGAAGGAAAACGCTTGAACCGTTACAGTGCAGCAGGTGCCAGACGATTAACCCGCCGACACAAAGATTTTGTGGAACATGCGGGCTTGAGCTGACAGTTGAGGCGGTTGATGAGGCAAAGATTGCCAAAGAGCAGGCGGAGATGTTGCCGGAGTATCAGGAGCTCATGAAAGAGTTTGAAGATAAACTTCGGCGGCTGAGTGCGGCGGGGAATTATGACTGA
- a CDS encoding ATP-binding protein yields MIIKSELSLSGKIYPDHLEITNSGSFPEGVTPEKLSSGHISVLRNPDIAHVMYLRGFMKTVRTWQCND; encoded by the coding sequence TTGATTATTAAATCAGAGTTGTCACTGTCCGGAAAAATCTACCCGGACCACCTCGAAATTACAAACTCCGGCTCTTTCCCCGAAGGTGTCACTCCGGAAAAACTCTCATCCGGCCATATCTCAGTCCTGCGGAATCCGGATATTGCTCACGTTATGTATCTTCGTGGATTTATGAAAACGGTTAGGACGTGGCAGTGTAATGATTAG